Within Dermacentor albipictus isolate Rhodes 1998 colony chromosome 3, USDA_Dalb.pri_finalv2, whole genome shotgun sequence, the genomic segment ACTTCACGTACAGCGTGGCCGTCGCCTTCGAGTACAACACCAACGAGTCCTTCGAGATACCCGACGTCACCGTGTGCAACGTCAACCCGCTGCGAAGGTCCAAGCTGTGCGCCCTCGATGCCTCGGAGCGAGGGATGAACTCGGAGCTGGAGGAGCGTCTCTGCGGCAAAACACAGGGCTTTCACGAAGTACGCATGAGAAACCAAACTAATTGGTTGATTGACTGTTTGGACGCTCGCTTGCTCGATCGGTCGgttggttggtcggtcggtcggttgcgCGACATCACATTGAGCCAACCAACTAACCAACTAAAACCAATATTTTCAATGTAGCAACATCAGAAGACCACTAGAGGGTAGCGATGGGGCACTAGTTTGTATTTAACGTGGAAGTCACGCATACAGTCAAATTTTGCTTCTAAATGCCAGATATCTCGAATTGCTTTTCCTTAACACATCTTGATCAAGTCTGATGCATTGAAAATCTCGAGGAGGCAACGAAGTGAGCTCAACGTATCACCCGAACTAAGTTCTGGGAGGAATATAGGCACGTGTcaccatatatatatgtatatatatatatatatatatgctcggtTTCAGCTCTGCTGGGGCACCCTATTGACCTGCTAAGCAGGTTTGTTGCGAGAAGACGCGCTGAACGGTCTCGCTGTCTACGATAAGTGCGTAAGCAGGCAACAATAACTTTTATTTTCTCGCTCTTAAACACAACGCAATTCGCGTAAATGTTTTAACTTTAGGTGCTTTCGATTTGACGAAATAACTAACGGCTCCCGTCggcttcgttaaatcgagttttcACTGCATGTCGCTTCGGGAGAGGTAAGTTACCGAA encodes:
- the LOC139057727 gene encoding amiloride-sensitive sodium channel subunit gamma-like; the encoded protein is MTSLARGGDASRNSVWSTCGQVYGQLALDSGLPGSEALVEGGGARRLLWAVALLTLVYYSTTETAAILREYFTYSVAVAFEYNTNESFEIPDVTVCNVNPLRRSKLCALDASERGMNSELEERLCGKTQGFHEVCCEKTR